One window of the Zea mays cultivar B73 chromosome 3, Zm-B73-REFERENCE-NAM-5.0, whole genome shotgun sequence genome contains the following:
- the LOC100278092 gene encoding uncharacterized protein, translating to MARLALVAAVVLCLLLATGPQGAISAEGMVSFDNLISCKVLGNCDKNLGPEASRPGKPANDYTRGCNPITGCRG from the coding sequence ATGGCGAGGCTGGCCTTGGTAGCGGCGGTGGTTCTGTGCCTCCTGTTAGCGACAGGGCCGCAGGGGGCCATCAGCGCCGAGGGGATGGTGTCATTTGACAATTTGATCAGCTGCAAGGTACTGGGCAACTGCGACAAGAACCTGGGCCCCGAGGCCTCCCGCCCAGGGAAACCCGCCAACGACTACACCCGCGGCTGCAACCCGATCACCGGCTGTCGCGGCTGA